One window of the Triticum dicoccoides isolate Atlit2015 ecotype Zavitan chromosome 3B, WEW_v2.0, whole genome shotgun sequence genome contains the following:
- the LOC119276843 gene encoding receptor-like protein kinase HSL1, whose amino-acid sequence MAALTCRASLLLLLVLPCCILHPAAAQAADERHSLMQIKRAWGDPPVLAAWNGSSDHCTWPYVTCDASSGRVTSLSLANTGVAGPFPDTIGGLSRLTSLNISNNDITSAFPTSLYRCASLRHLDLSLAYLHGELPADIGNGMPLLQAMNLSGNQLSGEIPRSVAKLSYLTQLDLSRNQLAGEIPAELGAMRVLDALDLSSNKLSGDMPPPLAWLQLSSLNLSSNQLQGQVPAGLATAAYDRSFLDNPGLCHADLGPGYLTGVRICAAGSQAASSSGGMWPALRTGLLFIGGTLVVLIVALAFFIVRDIRKRKRAAQDGGWKMTSFQTNLGFGEADILRAITEENLIGSGWSGRVYRAALPAYTNRYIGKDSAVAVKKIRSARKVEERLEREFESEASILGGVRHKNIVRLLCCLSHADSADKLLVYDYMDNGSLDGWLHRHALPNGAGHSASSNEGGLDWPTRIRVAVDAAQGLCYMHHECSPPIVHRNVKTSNILLDSEFRTKVADFGLARMLVQAGTPDTMSAVARSSGYMAPECANTTSVTEKVDVYSFGVVLLELTTGRAASDGGEDGSLAEWVRRLDESGRSIDGATDSRIRNAGFSEEIEFVFRLGLMCTTASPPSSRPTMKVVLQMLLKCSEQTHQKGRATPLLQTLREYTSDFDSTV is encoded by the exons ATGGCGGCCTTGACATGTCGCGCGTCCCTCCTCCTACTGCTCGTGCTACCCTGCTGCATCCTGCACCCCGCGGCCGCCCAGGCCGCCGACGAGAGGCATTCGCTGATGCAGATCAAGCGCGCGTGGGGCGACCCGCCCGTGCTCGCGGCATGGAACGGCTCGAGCGACCACTGCACCTGGCCCTACGTGACCTGCGACGCGTCCTCCGGGCGCGTCACCAGCCTCTCCCTCGCCAACACCGGCGTCGCCGGCCCGTTCCCCGACACCATCGGCGGCCTCTCCCGCCTCACGAGCCTCAACATCTCCAACAACGACATCACCAGCGCCTTTCCGACCAGCCTGTACCGATGCGCTTCGCTCCGGCACCTCGATTTGTCACTTGCCTACCTCCACGGCGAGCTCCCCGCGGACATCGGCAACGGCATGCCGCTGCTGCAGGCAATGAACTTGTCCGGTAACCAGCTCTCTGGCGAGATCCCAAGGAGCGTAGCCAAGCTCAGCTACCTGACGCAGCTGGACCTGAGCAGGAATCAGCTGGCCGGCGAGATACCGGCTGAATTGGGCGCCATGCGGGTGCTCGACGCACTTGACCTGTCGTCAAACAAGCTATCCGGCGACATGCCGCCGCCGCTTGCCTGGCTACAGCTCAGCTCGCTCAACCTGTCATCCAACCAGCTCCAAGGCCAGGTACCGGCAGGGCTCGCCACCGCCGCTTACGACCGGAGCTTCCTCGATAACCCCGGCCTCTGCCATGCCGATCTGGGGCCAGGCTACCTCACAGGCGTGCGCATCTGTGCCGCGGGATCAcaagccgcctcctcctccgggggCATGTGGCCGGCGCTCCGCACTGGCCTCCTGTTCATTGGCGGCACGCTCGTTGTCCTCAtcgtggccttggccttcttcatcGTCCGCGACATCAGGAAAAGGAAGCGCGCCGCACAGGACGGTGGCTGGAAGATGACGTCTTTCCAGACCAATCTGGGGTTCGGGGAGGCAGACATACTCCGGGCGATTACCGAAGAGAATCTCATTGGCAGCGGCTGGTCGGGGCGCGTGTACCGCGCCGCGTTACCCGCGTACACTAACCGGTACATCGGCAAGGACAGCGCCGTTGCCGTGAAAAAAATACGGAGCGCCCGGAAGGTGGAAGAGAGGCTGGAGCGCGAGTTCGAGTCGGAGGCCAGCATCCTCGGCGGCGTCCGGCACAAGAACATCGTCAGGCTCCTGTGCTGCCTCTCCCACGCCGACTCCGCCGACAAGCTCCTCGTGTACGACTACATGGACAACGGCAGCCTCGACGGGTGGCTCCACAGGCACGCTCTCCCCAACGGCGCCGGGCACTCCGCGTCGTCCAACGAGGGTGGTTTGGACTGGCCCACGAGGATCAGAGTCGCCGTCGACGCCGCGCAGGGGCTCTGCTACATGCACCACGAGTGCTCCCCGCCCATCGTTCACCGGAACGTCAAGACCAGCAACATCTTGCTGGACTCCGAGTTCCGAACCAAGGTCGCGGACTTCGGGCTGGCCAGGATGCTGGTGCAGGCCGGCACGCCCGACACCATGTCCGCCGTTGCCAGGTCGTCCGGCTACATGGCTCCGG AGTGCGCTAACACGACGAGTGTGACGGAGAAGGTGGACGTGTACAGCTTCGGCGTGGTGCTCCTGGAGCTCACCACCGGCCGGGCGGCCAGCGACGGCGGTGAGGACGGGTCCCTGGCGGAATGGGTGCGGCGCCTGGACGAGTCAGGAAGGAGCATCGACGGAGCCACAGATAGTCGCATCAGAAACGCGGGGTTCTCGGAGGAGATCGAATTCGTGTTCAGGCTAGGCCTGATGTGCACGACAGCGTCCCCGCCGTCGTCGCGGCCGACCATGAAGGTCGTGCTGCAGATGCTGCTCAAGTGTTCCGAGCAGACGCACCAGAAGGGCAGGGCGACTCCGCTCTTGCAGACGCTCCGGGAGTACACGAGTGACTTCGACAGCACTGTCTGA